A genomic window from Rattus norvegicus strain BN/NHsdMcwi chromosome 9, GRCr8, whole genome shotgun sequence includes:
- the C9h2orf88 gene encoding small membrane A-kinase anchor protein, whose protein sequence is MGCMKSKETFPFPTTLDIDKLHESEEAFMPGDTCQYRTPSTDEQQQVQEEVKKPPVPGAVIGSVILEFADRLANEIVEDALQQWACENIQYYNIPYIESESSDITID, encoded by the coding sequence ATGGGCTGCATGAAGTCAAAGGAAACGTTCCCATTTCCTACCACATTAGACATTGACAAGCTACACGAGAGTGAAGAGGCCTTTATGCCAGGTGATACCTGTCAATATAGGACGCCTTCTACAGATGAACAACAGCAAGTCCAGGAGGAAGTGAAGAAACCCCCAGTGCCCGGTGCCGTGATCGGTTCCGTGATCCTTGAATTTGCAGACCGTCTGGCCAACGAAATTGTGGAGGATGCCTTACAGCAGTGGGCATGTGAAAACATCCAATACTACAACATCCCATACATTGAGAGTGAGAGCTCTGACATCACCATTGATTGA